The Papio anubis isolate 15944 chromosome 5, Panubis1.0, whole genome shotgun sequence genome has a segment encoding these proteins:
- the MACIR gene encoding UNC119-binding protein C5orf30 homolog: MEVDINGESRSTLTTLPFPGAEANSPGKAEAEKPRCSSTPCSPMRRTVSGYQILHMDSNYLVGFTTGEELLKLAQKCTGGEESKAEAMPSLRSKQLDAGLARSSRLYKTRSRYYQPYEIPAVNGRRRRRMPSSGDKCTKSLPYEPYKALHGPLPLCLLKGKRAHSKSLDYLNLDKMIKEPADTEVLQYQLQHLTLRGDRVFARNNT; the protein is encoded by the coding sequence ATGGAAGTCGATATTAATGGAGAGTCTAGAAGTACTCTGACCACCCTGCCCTTCCCTGGGGCCGAGGCCAACTCCCCGggaaaggcagaggcagagaagccCCGGTGCTCCAGCACACCCTGCTCCCCGATGCGGAGGACCGTGTCAGGCTACCAGATCCTACACATGGACTCTAACTATTTGGTTGGCTTCACGACTGGTGAGGAACTCCTGAAGTTAGCTCAGAAGTGCACAGGAGGTGAAGAGAGCAAGGCAGAAGCCATGCCATCCTTACGCTCCAAACAGCTAGATGCAGGACTTGCCCGTTCCTCTCGTTTGTATAAAACCAGAAGTAGGTACTACCAGCCATACGAGATTCCAGCTGTCAATGGCAGGAGGCGAAGGCGGATGCCCAGCTCAGGAGACAAGTGCACTAAATCTTTACCTTATGAACCTTATAAGGCCCTCCATGGGCCTCTGCCTCTTTGTCTTCTTAAAGGTAAGAGGGCTCACTCCAAATCTCTGGACTACCTCAATCTAGATAAAATGATCAAGGAGCCAGCTGACACGGAAGTGCTACAGTACCAGCTTCAACACCTAACCCTCCGAGGGGACCGTGTGTTTGCTAGGAATAATACATGA